In Dolichospermum flos-aquae CCAP 1403/13F, the following proteins share a genomic window:
- a CDS encoding diflavin flavoprotein, whose protein sequence is MVAISENIQNRLTIQTVEIAPNTTAIRSLDWDRDRFDIEFGLQNGTTYNSYLIRGEQTVLIDTSHQKFRDLYLQTLKGLVNPKTIDYIIVSHTEPDHSGLVEDILQLAPRATVLASKVALQFLEGLVHEPFSKRIVKSGDRMKIGKDHEMEFVSAPNLHWPDTIFSFDRKTQVLYTCDAFGMHYCDDRTFDEDLEAIEADFRFYYDCLMGPNARSLLNAMKRMGELGEIKIIANGHGPLLHHNLDILREYYYNWSQKQAKTETTVGLFYVSGYGHSDRIGHAIGDGLQKAGVGVEVLDLNTAESQEIQELAGRASGLIVGMPSTSAIKAQAAISSLLAVAKNKQVVGLFESYGGDDEPIDTLRRKFIDLGIKEAFPAIRIKETPTDATYKQFIEAGNGLGQLLVRERNIKQIKSLDVNMEKALGRISNGLYIVTAKKGEISGAMIASWVTQASLQPLGFTIAVAKDRALDNLLQVGDRFVLNVLEEGNYQDLKKHFLKRLNPDADRFAEVKTQTAKNGSPILTDALAYMECEVVNSMECSDHWILYCKVEDGKVSKPDGITAVRHRKVGNYY, encoded by the coding sequence ATGGTAGCCATCTCAGAGAACATTCAGAACCGATTAACTATACAAACTGTAGAAATTGCCCCTAATACCACTGCGATTCGTTCTCTTGACTGGGATCGGGATCGTTTTGATATTGAATTTGGTTTACAAAATGGTACAACCTATAATTCATATTTAATTAGAGGTGAACAAACCGTTTTAATTGATACTTCTCACCAGAAGTTTCGTGATCTTTATTTACAGACTCTCAAGGGTTTAGTTAATCCTAAGACTATTGATTATATAATTGTTAGCCATACTGAACCTGATCATAGTGGTTTGGTAGAAGATATTTTACAGTTAGCTCCCAGAGCCACTGTTTTAGCTTCTAAAGTAGCTTTGCAATTTTTAGAAGGTTTGGTACATGAGCCTTTTTCTAAGCGAATTGTCAAAAGTGGCGATCGCATGAAAATTGGCAAAGATCATGAAATGGAATTTGTCAGCGCTCCCAATTTACACTGGCCAGATACTATTTTTAGCTTTGATCGCAAAACCCAAGTTCTCTACACTTGTGATGCCTTCGGAATGCACTACTGTGATGATCGCACTTTCGACGAAGATTTAGAAGCAATTGAAGCTGATTTTCGCTTTTATTACGATTGTTTAATGGGTCCTAATGCTCGTTCTTTGCTAAATGCAATGAAGAGAATGGGTGAACTTGGGGAAATTAAAATTATCGCCAATGGACACGGACCATTACTACATCATAACCTGGATATTCTTAGAGAATATTATTACAATTGGAGTCAAAAACAAGCGAAAACAGAAACTACTGTCGGTTTGTTTTATGTCTCTGGTTATGGACATAGCGATCGCATAGGACACGCAATTGGTGATGGTTTACAAAAGGCTGGTGTTGGTGTCGAAGTATTGGATTTAAACACCGCAGAAAGTCAAGAAATTCAAGAATTAGCCGGGAGAGCTTCTGGTTTAATTGTAGGTATGCCTTCTACCAGTGCAATCAAAGCGCAAGCCGCAATTAGTTCATTATTAGCAGTTGCTAAAAACAAACAAGTAGTTGGTCTATTTGAATCCTATGGTGGCGATGATGAACCCATTGATACTCTCAGACGCAAATTTATTGATTTAGGTATTAAGGAAGCTTTCCCAGCTATTCGCATTAAAGAAACCCCCACTGATGCTACCTATAAACAATTTATAGAAGCCGGAAATGGTTTAGGACAATTGTTAGTGCGGGAACGCAATATTAAACAAATCAAATCTCTCGACGTGAACATGGAAAAAGCGTTGGGAAGAATTAGTAATGGTTTGTATATTGTCACTGCCAAAAAAGGCGAGATTAGCGGCGCAATGATCGCATCTTGGGTAACACAAGCCAGTTTACAGCCTTTGGGTTTTACCATTGCTGTAGCTAAAGATCGCGCTTTAGATAATTTATTACAAGTAGGCGATCGCTTTGTTCTTAACGTTCTTGAAGAAGGCAATTATCAAGACCTGAAAAAGCATTTTCTCAAACGTTTAAATCCCGATGCTGATAGATTTGCAGAAGTAAAAACCCAAACTGCTAAAAACGGTTCACCCATTCTTACCGACGCACTCGCATACATGGAATGTGAAGTTGTTAATAGTATGGAATGTAGTGATCACTGGATTTTATACTGCAAAGTTGAAGATGGCAAAGTTTCCAAACCTGATGGAATTACCGCAGTTCGTCATCGCAAAGTCGGAAATTACTATTAA
- a CDS encoding diflavin flavoprotein, whose protein sequence is MSDSRPRDVQILPIATNTKVMRARSKSRLRFEIEYALERGTTSNSYLIESDKTAITDPPVEGFTEIYLEALQKTINVQKLDYVILGHFNPNRVPTLKAILQFAPQITFVCSLPAANNLRAAFTDQDIKVLVMRGKETLDLGKGHVLKFLPTPSPRWPEALCTYDQQTQILFTDKLFGAHICGEEVFDDHWETFKEDQRYYFNCLMAPHATHVESTLEKISDFQVRMYAVGHGPLVRTSLIELTKLYSEWSRAQKDREISVALLYASAYGNTATLAQAMALGLTKGGVAVKSVNCEFASSDEIRTALAEADGFIIGTPTIGGHAPTPIHTALGIVLSTGDNTKPAGVFGSYGWSGEALDLVECKLRDAGYRFGFDTLKVKFKPDEVTLKYCEEVGTDFAQSLRKAKKVRVPQQAATPTEQAVGRIIGSVCVISAKQGEFSTGMMGAWVSQATFNPPGITVAIAKDRAVESLLYPGGKFVLNILPEGVHLEYMKHFRKSFQPGEDRFANFPKAEADNGCTILTEACAYLECLVQQRLECGDHWVIYATVDNGKLLKPDAMTAINHRKTGSYY, encoded by the coding sequence ATGAGCGATTCCAGACCAAGAGACGTACAAATCCTACCAATTGCTACTAACACAAAGGTGATGAGAGCGCGGAGTAAATCGCGGTTAAGATTTGAAATTGAGTATGCTCTAGAACGGGGAACTACTTCTAATAGCTATTTAATAGAATCCGATAAAACTGCTATCACAGACCCTCCAGTAGAAGGATTTACAGAAATTTATTTGGAAGCATTACAGAAAACAATCAATGTGCAAAAGTTGGATTATGTGATTTTGGGACATTTTAATCCCAACCGTGTCCCAACTTTAAAAGCAATTTTACAATTTGCACCACAAATTACCTTTGTTTGTTCTCTTCCCGCTGCGAATAATTTACGTGCTGCTTTCACCGACCAAGATATCAAAGTTTTAGTCATGCGGGGGAAAGAAACCCTAGATTTAGGTAAAGGTCATGTTTTGAAATTCTTACCTACTCCTAGCCCTCGTTGGCCGGAAGCACTTTGTACTTATGACCAACAAACCCAAATTCTCTTTACAGATAAGCTATTTGGCGCACATATCTGCGGTGAAGAAGTATTTGATGATCATTGGGAAACTTTCAAAGAAGACCAACGTTATTACTTTAATTGCCTCATGGCTCCTCATGCAACTCATGTTGAGTCAACTTTGGAGAAAATTTCCGATTTCCAAGTCAGAATGTATGCTGTCGGTCATGGACCCTTGGTACGCACCAGTTTAATCGAATTAACAAAATTATACAGTGAGTGGAGTCGCGCTCAAAAAGATCGAGAAATATCTGTAGCACTTCTCTATGCCTCTGCCTATGGTAACACTGCCACCTTAGCACAAGCAATGGCCTTAGGATTAACCAAAGGTGGCGTTGCAGTTAAATCTGTGAACTGCGAATTTGCTTCTTCTGACGAAATCCGCACTGCATTGGCAGAAGCTGATGGTTTTATCATTGGAACTCCCACCATAGGTGGACACGCACCTACTCCTATTCATACCGCTTTAGGGATTGTCCTCTCTACAGGTGATAATACCAAACCTGCGGGAGTCTTTGGTTCTTACGGTTGGAGTGGTGAAGCTTTAGACTTGGTAGAATGCAAACTCCGAGACGCTGGTTATCGTTTTGGTTTTGATACCCTAAAAGTCAAGTTTAAACCTGATGAAGTTACTCTCAAATATTGCGAAGAAGTCGGTACAGACTTTGCTCAAAGTTTGCGAAAAGCCAAGAAAGTGCGTGTTCCTCAACAAGCTGCAACCCCCACAGAACAAGCTGTAGGCCGGATTATTGGTTCTGTTTGTGTAATTAGTGCCAAGCAGGGAGAATTTTCTACAGGGATGATGGGTGCTTGGGTATCTCAGGCTACTTTTAATCCACCGGGAATTACTGTAGCGATCGCTAAAGATCGAGCCGTTGAATCTCTATTATATCCTGGTGGTAAATTTGTCTTGAATATCCTCCCTGAAGGTGTTCATCTGGAATACATGAAGCATTTTCGCAAGAGTTTCCAACCTGGAGAAGATAGATTTGCTAACTTCCCCAAAGCCGAAGCGGATAATGGCTGTACCATCTTAACAGAGGCTTGTGCATATCTAGAATGTTTAGTGCAGCAGCGGCTAGAATGCGGTGATCATTGGGTAATATACGCAACCGTAGACAACGGTAAATTACTCAAGCCTGATGCTATGACTGCTATTAACCACCGGAAAACAGGCTCATACTATTAA